The following are from one region of the Lytechinus variegatus isolate NC3 chromosome 4, Lvar_3.0, whole genome shotgun sequence genome:
- the LOC121412595 gene encoding uncharacterized protein LOC121412595: MNYSSIVIIVLLAVIGLDLGQATYDHDLEFTEDEFQTLMDMMEDSENERDVRLSNWFKKAFNSAKDWTKKAASDAGKWTKKAASDAGKWTKKAVKDAGKAIKKGCGYVNEIPVKELVYHRTKEMTEEEFMSDVDEAQLAAAYNALKSGCKIIGK; encoded by the exons ATGAACTACTCGTCAATTGTCATCATAGTGCTGCTAGCTGTGATCGGGTTAGACCTCGGGCAAGCTACTTACGATCATGACCTTGAATTTACAGAAGATGAGTTCCAAACTCTAATGGATATGATGGAAG ATTCGGAGAATGAACGGGATGTGCGCCTTTCTAACTGGTTTAAAAAGGCATTTAATTCTGCCAAAGATTGGACCAAAAAGGCTGCCAGTGACGCAGGGAAATGGACGAAGAAGGCAGCCAGCGACGCAGGTAAATGGACCAAAAAAGCCGTCAAAGACGCGGGCAAAGCAATCAAGAAAGGATGTGGATATGTCAACGAGATACCAGTCAAAGAACTTG ttTATCACAGAACGAAGGAGATGACAGAAGAAGAGTTTATGTCGGATGTCGACGAGGCTCAGCTAGCAGCTGCTTACAATGCTTTAAAATCAGGTTGCAAAATCATTGGGAAGTAG
- the LOC121412594 gene encoding uncharacterized protein LOC121412594 translates to MKVTIFFLALALAVSLGYGYDEEEFDEYMLEDMLEDDDLDLDDVELQNWFKRAFNKVKHVGKSIGNDIKKGVQSGCDVVNQIPSRDLAYRMSVAFPEMISEEDMEYGLYETADVKKLVNGVRKACGIIG, encoded by the exons ATGAAGGTGACGATTTTCTTCCTAGCTTTGGCGTTGGCAGTGTCGTTGGGATATGGTTATGATGAGGAAGAATTTGATGAATACATGCTTGAAGATATGCTCG AAGATGATGATTTAGATTTGGATGACGTGGAGCTGCAGAACTGGTTCAAAAGGGCTTTCAACAAGGTGAAACATGTAGGAAAGTCGATCGGCAATGACATCAAGAAAGGAGTCCAATCTGGGTGTGATGTAGTCAATCAAATTCCTTCACGTGATTTAG CCTACAGAATGTCAGTTGCGTTTCCTGAGATGATTTCAGAAGAAGACATGGAATATGGCCTTTATGAGACAGCCGATGTTAAGAAGCTTGTAAATGGCGTTCGCAAGGCTTGTGGTATCATTggataa